CATTTATTTAGTTGCACTGCGACATATAATGGCCGGTTGAAAGGTTGGAAATAGCTAAATGATTAGTTGGAACTGGATAGTTTCGATCCGACCACTTCTGGTTTAACCCGTAGCGGTTGCTGGCACTGGCAATGTCAGTACAAACCAGCGGTGTTTCCCGCAGCGGCTTTGAGGGACACTAGGGCACCTGTTCAACGGAGCCCCCCATGACGGCCAGTGCTGAGAAATTTACCCGCCAGACCCTGCTCGAGGTGCAATCGCTGACGCCCAGCCTGTTTACCCTGCGCACCACCCGAGACCCGGGCTTTCGGTTTACCGCCGGCCAGTTTGTACGCCTGGGCGTGACCAAGGCGGACGGCAGCACGGTGTGGCGCGCCTACTCCATCGTGTCCTCGCCGTTTGACGAACACCTGGATTTTTTCTCTATCGTGGTTCCGGGTGGCGAATTTACCAGTGAACTAAGCCGCCTGAAGGTGGGCGATACCTTGATGGTGGAGCGTCAGGCCACAGGCTATCTGACCTTGAACCGCTTCGTAGACGGGCGTGATCTGTGGCTGCTGGGCACCGGCACCGGGGTGGCGCCGTTTCTGTCGATGCTGCAGGACTTCGAGGTTTGGGAAAAATTCGAGCGTATCGTGCTGGTCTACAGCGCCCGAGAGGCCAAGGAGCTGGCGTATCAGTCGCTGATCAACACGCTGGGCGAGCGCGAATACCTGGCCGAGTACGCGCACAAACTTACCTACATTCCCATCGTCACCCGTGAGCAGCACCCAGGAGCGCTGAACGGGCGCATCACCACGCTGATCGAGAATGGCGAGCTGGAGCGCGCTGCCGGCGTAGAACTGACGCCGGAGCACTCCCGCGTGCTGATCTGCGGCAACCCGCAGATGGTCGATGACACACGCCAGCTGCTCAAGCAGCGCGATCTGCAACTGAGCCTCAGCCGGCGCCCTGGGCAAGTGGCGGTAGAAAATTACTGGTAATAAAAAAGGCGCCTGAAACAGGCGCCTTTTTCAAGCAAACACGGGTTAAAGCGGCTTGTCGTTTTGTGCTTTGAGCAGATCACGGATCTCGCCCAGCAGCACCTCTTCCTTGGTCGGCGTCGGCGGCAGGCTTGGCGCCACAGCTTCTTCGCGCTTGAGGCGGTTGATGGCTTTCACGCCCATGAAGATGGCGAAGGCGACGATCACGAAGTCGATCACGCTCTGGATGAACTTGCCATAAGCCAGGACCACGGCGGGCACATCACCTTGCGCGGCTTTGAGGGTTATCGCCAGGTCAGCGAAGTCCACACCACCGATCAACAGACCGATCGGTGGCATCACCACGTCGCCTACAAAGGAGGAAACGATTTTGCCGAAGGCGGCGCCGATGATGATACCGACGGCCATATCGACCACATTACCTTTGACCGCGAAGGCCTTGAACTCACTGATCACGCCCATAGGTTATTCCTTGTTACAGATGAGAAGGGTGGAGGTCAGTGTAAGTCAGTCGTAGCCCGCTTGCTCGACACAACCGTTAACACTGTCAATTTTTATCGACCGATTAAATCGCAAATAGTTTGCAAAGTGCCACCAATCGCGCGCGAAATACGCGCTACTTCAGGGGCTTACCAGACTTTTTTCTTAATCAGCCCGGTGGTGTTTTTCTATTTATCTTCTGACTCGCAGGTCACTAGCCTCTGGCAAGCACAACTGAATGTGCACTAAAAAAGCCAGAGGAAACCCCGATGAATACGTCAATGAGCCGCAGGCCTGTTTCAGCGCGATACGCACTGGGATTGGTCACTGCCAGCCTGCTATCCCTTTCTGTACAAGCCGCCAACCTGACCCGCGATAACGGCGCGGCCGTGGGTGACAACCAGAATTCCCAGACCGCCGGGGCCAATGGTCCGGTACTGCTGCAAGACGTGCAGTTGATTCAGAAGTTGCAGCGCTTTGACCGCGAACGCATCCCGGAGCGTGTGGTTCACGCCCGTGGCACCGGCGCCCACGGCACCTTTACCGTCACCGACAACCTCAGCGACCTGACCAAAGCCAAAGTCTTCGCGGCCGGTGAAGCCACCCCGGTGTTCGTGCGTTTTTCGGCGGTGGTGCACGGCAACCATTCCCCGGAAACCTTGCGTGACCCACGCGGTTTCGCCACCAAGTTCTACACCAGCGAAGGTAACTGGGACCTGGTAGGCAATAACTTCCCGACGTTCTTTATCCGCGACGCCATCAAGTTTCCGGACATGGTCCATGCGTTCAAACCGGACCCGCGCACTAACCTCGACGACGACTCGCGGCGTTTTGACTTCTTCTCCCATGTGCCAGAGTCCACCCGCACACTCACCGAGCTGTATTCCGACTCCGGCACGCCCGCCAGTTATCGCGAAATGGACGGCAACGGCGTACATGCCTACAAGTTGATCAACGCCAAGGGTGAAGTGCACTACGTCAAGTTCCACTGGAAGAGCCTGCAGGGCATCAAGAACCTTGACCCCAAGCAAGTGACCGAAGTGCAGGGGCGTGACTACAGCCATATGACCAATGACCTGGTCACTCACATCAACAAGGGCGATTTCCCCAAGTGGGACCTTTACGTGCAAGTGCTGAAACCTGAGGATTTGGCCAAGTTTGATTTCGACCCACTGGACGCCACCAAGATCTGGCCTGACGTACCGGAACGCAAAGTCGGGCAGATGGTGCTGAACCGCAACCCGGCCAACGTCTTCCAGGAAACCGAGCAAGTGGCCATGGCCCCGGCCAACCTGGTGCCGGGCATCGAGCCGTCGGAAGACCGCTTGCTGCAAGGCCGGGTGTTCTCCTACGCGGACACGCAGATGTACCGCCTGGGGCCGAACGCCCTGCAACTGCCGATCAACGCACCCCGTGTGACCGTCAACAACGGTAACCAGGATGGCGCAATGAATACCGGCAAGACCACCACGGGCGTGAACTATCAGCCAAGCCGCCTGTTGCCGCGTGAAGAGCCGCAAGCCGCGCGTTACAGCCAGTCGGCGCTGTCGGGCAGCACCCAGCAGGCGAAGATCCAGCGCGAGCAGAACTTCAAGCAGGCCGGTGACTTGTACCGCTCCTATAGCAAGAAAGAGCGTCAGGACTTGATCGAAAACTTCGGCGGCTCCCTGGCCACCACCGATGACGAGAGCAAGCACATCATCCTGTCGTTCCTCTATAAGGCTGACCCGGAGTACGGCACTGGCGTGACCAAGGTGGCAAAAGGTGACCTGGCGCGCGTCAAGGCGCTGGCAGAAAAACTGACTGACTGACGTTGGTGACGGTCGGCGCCTGCTGATGGGCGTCGACCCCGAGCTGGAGAAAACCTATGCGAATTTCTATCGGTTTACTGATGGCCATGCTGGCCTTTGTCGCCCATGCCGAGTCACCCGACCCGGTCGCGCTCAAGGCCCAGTTGCAGGACTACTATTTCGACGCCGCCCGCCGTGGCGATATCGACATGCTCAACACCTTCATTGAATCCGGTTACAGCCTCAATACCCAGGATGACAAGGGTTACACCGCGCTGATCCTCGCCGCCTACCACGGCCAGGCGCCGTTCGTGGAACGCCTGCTCAACGCCGGCGCCGACGCCTGCGTGCAAGACAAACGCGGTAATACAGCCCTCATGGGCGCGATCTTCAAAGGCGAGCTGAAAATCGCCCAGCGCCTGCTCTCCACCGACTGCAACCCCGACCAGCGCAACGGCGCCGGGCAGACCGCCGCCATGTACGCCGGGCTGTTCAAGCGTGTTGAGTTGCTGGACGAGCTAAAGGCCAAAGGCGCCGACCTTGACGCCGAAGACCCGATCGGCAACAGCGCTTCACGTTTGGCCAGTGGTGAAATCCGGACCCCGGCGCCGCGCTGAGCTATCATCGCGGTTTTTCGGTTGGAGGTTCTCAAATGGCAAAGGCCAAGCGCATGTACGGCTGCACAGAGTGCGGCGCGACCTTTCCCAAGTGGGCCGGCCAGTGCACCGAGTGCGGTGCATGGAACACCCTGACGGAAACCATGATCGAAAGCGGCGGTGCGGCAGCCCCCACCGGCCGTGCCGGCTGGACCGGGCAGCAGGCGCAGATCAAGACGTTGGCCGAAGTCAGCGTCGAAGAAATTCCGCGTTTTTCCACCGCGTCCGGCGAGCTGGACCGTGTACTGGGCGGCGGGCTGGTGGACGGCTCGGTGGTGCTGATCGGCGGCGACCCCGGCATTGGTAAATCGACCATCCTTCTGCAAACCCTGTGCAGCATCGCCAGCCGCATGCCGGCACTCTACGTCACCGGTGAAGAATCCCAACAACAAGTGGCCATGCGCGCCCGACGCCTGGGCTTGCCCCAGGATCAACTGCGGGTCATGACCGAAACCTGCATCGAAAGCATCATCGCCACGGCCCGCATCGAAAAGCCCAAGGTCATGGTGATCGACTCGATCCAGACGATTTTCACTGAGCAACTGCAATCGGCACCCGGCGGCGTGTCCCAGGTGCGCGAAAGTGCGGCGCTGTTGGTGCGCTATGCCAAGCAGAGCGGCACGGCGATTTTCCTGGTCGGCCACGTGACCAAGGAAGGCGCGCTGGCCGGGCCGCGCGTGCTGGAGCATATGGTCGACACCGTGCTGTATTTTGAAGGCGAATCCGATGGCCGCCTGCGTTTGCTGCGGGCGGTGAAGAACCGCTTTGGTGCGGTCAACGAGTTGGGTGTGTTCGCCATGACTGACCGAGGCTTGAAAGAAGTCTCCAACCCTTCGGCGATTTTTCTGACCCGCGCCCAGGAAGAAGTCCCCGGCAGTGTGGTGATGGCCACGTGGGAAGGCACCCGGCCGATGCTGGTCGAAGTGCAGGCATTGGTGGATGACAGCCACTTGGCCAACCCGCGCCGGGTTACGCTCGGTCTGGATCAGAACCGATTGGCGATGCTGCTGGCGGTGCTGCACCGTCACGGCGGCATTCCTACCCACGACCAGGACGTGTTCCTCAACGTGGTCGGCGGGGTCAAGGTGCTGGAAACCGCCTCCGACCTGGCGCTGATGGCGGCGGTGATGTCCAGCCTGCGCAATAAACCGTTGCCCCATGACTTGCTGGTGTTTGGTGAGGTCGGCCTGTCGGGCGAGGTGCGCCCGGTGCCGAGCGGCCAGGAGCGTTTGAAGGAAGCGGCCAAGCACGGCTTCAAGCGTGCGATCGTGCCCAAGGGCAATATGTCGAAGGAAATGCCGGCGGGGTTGAAGGTGATTGGCGTCACGCGCCTTGAACAGGCCCTGGATGCACTGTTCGAGTAATCGGCAACACTGCAAAACCAATGTGGGAGCGGGCTTGCTCGCGA
The window above is part of the Pseudomonas sp. KBS0710 genome. Proteins encoded here:
- the radA gene encoding DNA repair protein RadA; this encodes MAKAKRMYGCTECGATFPKWAGQCTECGAWNTLTETMIESGGAAAPTGRAGWTGQQAQIKTLAEVSVEEIPRFSTASGELDRVLGGGLVDGSVVLIGGDPGIGKSTILLQTLCSIASRMPALYVTGEESQQQVAMRARRLGLPQDQLRVMTETCIESIIATARIEKPKVMVIDSIQTIFTEQLQSAPGGVSQVRESAALLVRYAKQSGTAIFLVGHVTKEGALAGPRVLEHMVDTVLYFEGESDGRLRLLRAVKNRFGAVNELGVFAMTDRGLKEVSNPSAIFLTRAQEEVPGSVVMATWEGTRPMLVEVQALVDDSHLANPRRVTLGLDQNRLAMLLAVLHRHGGIPTHDQDVFLNVVGGVKVLETASDLALMAAVMSSLRNKPLPHDLLVFGEVGLSGEVRPVPSGQERLKEAAKHGFKRAIVPKGNMSKEMPAGLKVIGVTRLEQALDALFE
- a CDS encoding ankyrin repeat domain-containing protein; translated protein: MRISIGLLMAMLAFVAHAESPDPVALKAQLQDYYFDAARRGDIDMLNTFIESGYSLNTQDDKGYTALILAAYHGQAPFVERLLNAGADACVQDKRGNTALMGAIFKGELKIAQRLLSTDCNPDQRNGAGQTAAMYAGLFKRVELLDELKAKGADLDAEDPIGNSASRLASGEIRTPAPR
- a CDS encoding ferredoxin--NADP reductase translates to MTASAEKFTRQTLLEVQSLTPSLFTLRTTRDPGFRFTAGQFVRLGVTKADGSTVWRAYSIVSSPFDEHLDFFSIVVPGGEFTSELSRLKVGDTLMVERQATGYLTLNRFVDGRDLWLLGTGTGVAPFLSMLQDFEVWEKFERIVLVYSAREAKELAYQSLINTLGEREYLAEYAHKLTYIPIVTREQHPGALNGRITTLIENGELERAAGVELTPEHSRVLICGNPQMVDDTRQLLKQRDLQLSLSRRPGQVAVENYW
- the mscL gene encoding large-conductance mechanosensitive channel protein MscL, coding for MGVISEFKAFAVKGNVVDMAVGIIIGAAFGKIVSSFVGDVVMPPIGLLIGGVDFADLAITLKAAQGDVPAVVLAYGKFIQSVIDFVIVAFAIFMGVKAINRLKREEAVAPSLPPTPTKEEVLLGEIRDLLKAQNDKPL
- a CDS encoding catalase, with product MNTSMSRRPVSARYALGLVTASLLSLSVQAANLTRDNGAAVGDNQNSQTAGANGPVLLQDVQLIQKLQRFDRERIPERVVHARGTGAHGTFTVTDNLSDLTKAKVFAAGEATPVFVRFSAVVHGNHSPETLRDPRGFATKFYTSEGNWDLVGNNFPTFFIRDAIKFPDMVHAFKPDPRTNLDDDSRRFDFFSHVPESTRTLTELYSDSGTPASYREMDGNGVHAYKLINAKGEVHYVKFHWKSLQGIKNLDPKQVTEVQGRDYSHMTNDLVTHINKGDFPKWDLYVQVLKPEDLAKFDFDPLDATKIWPDVPERKVGQMVLNRNPANVFQETEQVAMAPANLVPGIEPSEDRLLQGRVFSYADTQMYRLGPNALQLPINAPRVTVNNGNQDGAMNTGKTTTGVNYQPSRLLPREEPQAARYSQSALSGSTQQAKIQREQNFKQAGDLYRSYSKKERQDLIENFGGSLATTDDESKHIILSFLYKADPEYGTGVTKVAKGDLARVKALAEKLTD